A genomic segment from Rahnella aceris encodes:
- a CDS encoding LacI family DNA-binding transcriptional regulator, which produces MKGKLNIQQIADQTGLSISTVSRVLAGKNNTSSKARDSVLECAKSQGVLDGLSTGRLMLNNILIFAPARAFDVRSDIFYYKVIQGILAATAHHEVRVRYCAMEEENADAALFIAKMTDPQTEAVLLVGIDDPHIHQLAADMGKPCVLVNCHDRHMRHDSVSPDHQTMGDFACDYLFSQGHTHIVTVQCLRRHTMELRLTGIKQAFTRHHQVFSDSQHLLNTSGFGAQESEQALLEFLDALPPGQPLPTAILAGGDFMASGVVAALAKRGFSVPGDISVISTDGFNLAEIHDVPLTAVHVPRDELGAEAISLLQRRMLRPDAPHTTQLLQGKLVVRESVRKASGRAVICHSHTLYDPQPDR; this is translated from the coding sequence CGACCAGACAGGGTTGTCGATCAGTACCGTTTCACGGGTTTTAGCCGGAAAAAATAACACCAGCAGCAAGGCGCGCGACAGCGTGCTTGAGTGTGCCAAATCTCAGGGCGTTCTCGATGGCCTTTCCACCGGCAGGCTGATGCTCAACAACATTTTGATTTTCGCTCCCGCCCGCGCCTTTGATGTGCGCAGCGATATTTTTTACTACAAGGTGATCCAGGGCATTCTGGCTGCCACCGCCCATCATGAAGTGCGCGTCCGTTATTGTGCGATGGAAGAAGAAAACGCCGATGCTGCGCTGTTCATCGCCAAAATGACCGATCCGCAAACCGAAGCCGTATTACTGGTCGGTATCGACGATCCTCACATTCATCAATTGGCCGCTGACATGGGCAAGCCCTGCGTGCTGGTCAATTGCCATGACCGGCATATGCGCCATGACAGTGTCAGCCCCGATCATCAGACGATGGGCGATTTCGCCTGCGACTATCTCTTTTCTCAGGGCCACACACATATCGTGACCGTGCAGTGCCTGCGACGTCATACGATGGAACTTCGGCTCACGGGGATTAAACAGGCGTTCACGCGCCATCATCAGGTTTTCAGTGACAGCCAGCATTTGCTGAATACCTCAGGATTCGGTGCCCAGGAAAGCGAACAGGCGCTGCTGGAATTTCTGGATGCCTTGCCGCCCGGCCAGCCGCTGCCGACCGCAATCCTGGCCGGTGGCGATTTTATGGCTTCCGGCGTGGTAGCAGCGCTGGCTAAACGCGGCTTTTCCGTGCCCGGGGATATCAGCGTTATCAGCACTGACGGATTCAATCTTGCAGAAATTCACGATGTGCCGCTGACAGCGGTGCATGTGCCGCGCGATGAACTCGGTGCCGAAGCGATTTCCCTGTTGCAACGGCGCATGCTGCGCCCTGATGCGCCTCACACAACGCAGCTGTTGCAGGGAAAACTGGTGGTGCGCGAATCGGTCAGAAAAGCCAGCGGACGCGCTGTGATTTGTCATTCACATACGTTGTATGACCCGCAGCCGGACAGATAA
- a CDS encoding M4 family metallopeptidase, whose translation MNHSSAKRYNSVIPPYMLNRIIEHGSEPQRRCARQTLVHVNTLMAQPYAKPQKIVTAKAGQVERDIYDAKNTTRLPGESVRKEGQPSNGDVSVDEAYDYLGVTYDFFWQAYQRNSLDNKGLALLGTVHYDKGYQNAFWNGQQMVFGDGDGEIFNRFTIAIDVVGHELSHGVTETEAGLEYNGQSGALNESMSDVFGSLVKQFHLKQTANKADWIIGEGLLAKGINGSGLRSMSHPGTAYDDPLLGKDPQPADMKGYVNTRDDNGGVHINSGIPNRAFYLAATKLGGNAWERAGYVWYDTVCDKSLPKNADFVTFAQLTIQHAEKRFDASVAQAVREAWEQVGVM comes from the coding sequence ATGAATCACAGTTCAGCAAAGCGTTACAACAGCGTTATCCCGCCCTACATGCTTAACCGTATTATTGAACACGGTTCAGAGCCCCAGCGCAGATGTGCCAGACAGACGCTGGTACATGTGAATACCCTGATGGCACAGCCCTACGCCAAACCGCAGAAGATCGTGACAGCCAAAGCGGGTCAGGTTGAGCGTGATATTTATGACGCCAAAAATACCACCCGACTACCGGGGGAATCCGTGCGTAAGGAAGGTCAGCCAAGTAACGGCGATGTGTCGGTGGATGAAGCCTATGATTATCTTGGCGTGACCTATGATTTCTTCTGGCAGGCCTATCAGCGAAATTCCCTTGATAACAAAGGGCTGGCGCTTCTCGGCACGGTGCATTATGACAAAGGCTATCAGAATGCCTTCTGGAACGGGCAGCAGATGGTGTTTGGTGACGGTGACGGCGAAATCTTTAACCGCTTCACGATTGCTATCGACGTTGTCGGGCACGAGCTTTCCCACGGGGTCACCGAAACGGAAGCAGGTCTGGAATATAACGGCCAGTCCGGCGCACTGAACGAATCGATGTCGGATGTGTTTGGTTCGCTGGTGAAACAATTCCACCTGAAACAAACTGCCAATAAAGCCGACTGGATTATTGGTGAAGGTTTGCTGGCGAAAGGCATTAACGGTTCCGGCCTGCGTTCTATGTCTCATCCCGGTACCGCTTACGATGACCCGCTGTTGGGTAAAGATCCGCAACCGGCGGACATGAAGGGTTATGTGAATACCCGCGATGACAACGGCGGTGTGCACATTAATTCAGGCATACCTAACCGCGCGTTCTATCTGGCAGCGACTAAACTGGGTGGTAACGCGTGGGAACGTGCAGGTTACGTCTGGTATGACACGGTTTGTGATAAATCCCTGCCCAAAAATGCAGACTTTGTCACGTTCGCCCAACTGACGATTCAGCATGCGGAAAAACGCTTTGACGCTTCCGTTGCACAAGCGGTTCGTGAAGCCTGGGAGCAGGTCGGAGTGATGTAA
- a CDS encoding AEC family transporter, translating to MFWQTWSFAFGVTVPNLLILLLGVFLRRTGLMDDSFNEKASRLVFNIALPCLLFFSVAQGHDSSGSNLPLAIYGGLGTVASFLLLELVAIKLVKDPRERGIFVQGGFRANTGIAGLAYASLAFGSEGIALGSMYLAVTVILFNVLSVITLTRSLKGGQGNSIGLKPILRGIITNPLIIGLVLGLAFKYSHLPMPATIASTGEFISGMALPLAMLCAGASLDVKAMFRSSHVAAWSSASRVIFVPALMTFGAWLFGFRDAALGVIFLFSCTPTAAGSYVMTRAMGGNATLAANIIAVTTLGSFFTTALGLYLLRTLGVI from the coding sequence ATGTTCTGGCAGACCTGGAGTTTTGCGTTTGGCGTTACGGTCCCAAACTTACTGATCTTGCTGCTGGGCGTGTTTTTGCGCCGCACTGGCCTGATGGACGACAGTTTTAACGAGAAAGCCAGCCGTCTGGTATTCAATATCGCCTTACCTTGCCTGCTTTTTTTCAGCGTGGCGCAAGGGCATGATTCCTCAGGCTCAAATCTGCCGCTCGCCATTTATGGTGGCCTTGGCACCGTCGCTTCATTTCTGTTGCTGGAACTGGTGGCGATAAAACTGGTGAAAGACCCGCGTGAGCGCGGTATTTTTGTGCAGGGAGGATTCCGTGCCAATACCGGCATCGCGGGTCTTGCTTATGCCTCGCTGGCCTTTGGCAGCGAAGGTATTGCGCTGGGGTCGATGTATCTGGCGGTCACAGTGATCCTCTTCAACGTGCTTTCCGTGATTACGCTAACCCGCAGCCTGAAAGGCGGGCAGGGGAATAGCATCGGGCTGAAGCCGATTCTGCGCGGCATTATCACCAATCCGCTGATTATTGGTCTGGTGCTCGGGCTGGCGTTTAAGTACAGCCATTTACCGATGCCAGCGACCATTGCCAGCACTGGTGAGTTTATTTCAGGGATGGCGCTGCCGCTGGCAATGTTATGTGCCGGTGCCAGTCTTGACGTGAAGGCGATGTTCCGCAGTTCTCACGTGGCAGCCTGGTCTTCCGCGTCACGTGTGATATTTGTGCCTGCGCTGATGACCTTCGGGGCATGGCTGTTTGGCTTTCGCGACGCGGCGCTCGGCGTTATATTTCTCTTTTCCTGCACACCGACCGCAGCGGGCAGCTACGTGATGACCCGTGCAATGGGCGGCAACGCGACGCTGGCGGCGAATATTATTGCCGTCACCACGCTCGGATCATTTTTCACTACCGCACTGGGTCTGTATTTACTGCGGACGCTGGGTGTTATTTAG
- a CDS encoding zinc ribbon domain-containing protein: MDALCPVCSQPMSWVSGHFHCDASHGDYQQIALCPDCQQPLQELKACGAVDYFCQNGHGMISKKRVRFTYSPYSAE, translated from the coding sequence ATGGATGCACTTTGTCCGGTTTGCAGCCAGCCGATGAGCTGGGTAAGTGGTCACTTTCATTGTGACGCCAGCCATGGCGACTATCAGCAAATCGCATTATGCCCGGATTGCCAGCAACCGTTGCAGGAGCTGAAAGCCTGCGGCGCGGTCGATTACTTCTGCCAAAACGGGCACGGGATGATTTCTAAAAAAAGGGTACGGTTTACGTATTCGCCTTATTCCGCAGAGTGA
- a CDS encoding protealysin inhibitor emfourin — translation MKPLDSLESNAVIEIYREGGIAFIPKLSGPRRVELSGMSDDKRREICQLINKALPYAQEKENAGHGDQRYFRLEIYYASQAHSASLVVIIPETETPEELVNLWKQAPPDDHSAE, via the coding sequence ATGAAACCTTTAGATTCGCTGGAAAGTAATGCGGTCATTGAGATTTACCGCGAAGGCGGCATTGCGTTTATCCCGAAACTCAGCGGGCCGCGACGGGTCGAACTTTCAGGTATGAGTGATGATAAGCGGCGGGAAATTTGCCAGCTCATCAACAAAGCCCTGCCCTATGCTCAGGAAAAAGAAAACGCCGGTCATGGCGACCAGCGTTATTTCCGGCTGGAGATTTACTATGCTTCGCAAGCGCATTCGGCCAGCCTGGTGGTGATTATTCCTGAAACCGAAACGCCCGAGGAACTGGTGAATTTATGGAAGCAGGCTCCCCCTGACGATCACTCTGCGGAATAA